From a region of the Streptomyces venezuelae genome:
- a CDS encoding NAD-dependent epimerase/dehydratase family protein translates to MRVLVTGGAGFIGSHVVAELTGRGHEPVVFDLAADGRDVRDPDAVERALAGVDAVCHQAARVGLGKDFGDAPGYVSANDLGTAVLLAGMARARVPRLLLAGSMVVYGEGRYACPAHGTVRPGPRAETDLRAGRFEPRCPVCGADLAPGLVTEDAPADPRNVYATTKLAQEHLAASWARATGGHVVSLRYHNVYGPGMPRDTPYAGVAALFTSSLARGEAPRVFEDGGQRRDFVHVRDVAAANALALEALAPAGTGAEAGVGSGPPAGFTAYNVGSGDPRTVGDMAAALAAACGGPAPVVTGEYRLGDVRHITADSARLRHELGWRPAVPFAAGMAELATRPAEPGCSVSPGAPNPVRSTSC, encoded by the coding sequence ATGCGTGTACTTGTGACTGGAGGGGCGGGCTTCATCGGCTCGCACGTCGTCGCCGAGCTGACCGGCCGCGGCCACGAGCCGGTGGTCTTCGACCTGGCGGCGGACGGACGGGACGTACGGGACCCGGATGCCGTGGAGCGGGCCCTGGCCGGCGTGGACGCGGTCTGTCACCAGGCGGCCAGGGTCGGGCTCGGGAAGGACTTCGGGGACGCGCCCGGCTATGTGTCGGCGAACGACCTGGGCACCGCGGTGCTGCTCGCCGGGATGGCGCGTGCACGGGTGCCGCGGCTGCTGCTCGCCGGGTCGATGGTCGTCTACGGCGAGGGACGCTACGCATGCCCCGCCCACGGCACGGTCCGGCCCGGCCCGCGCGCCGAGACCGATCTGAGGGCCGGGCGGTTCGAGCCGCGCTGCCCGGTCTGCGGCGCCGACCTGGCGCCGGGACTGGTCACGGAGGACGCCCCGGCGGACCCCCGGAACGTCTACGCCACGACCAAGCTCGCCCAGGAACACCTCGCGGCCTCCTGGGCCCGGGCCACCGGCGGACACGTCGTCTCGCTGCGCTACCACAACGTCTACGGGCCGGGGATGCCCCGCGACACCCCGTACGCGGGGGTGGCCGCGCTGTTCACGTCCTCGCTCGCGCGGGGCGAGGCGCCGCGGGTCTTCGAGGACGGCGGTCAGCGCCGGGACTTCGTGCACGTGCGGGACGTGGCCGCGGCCAACGCGCTGGCGCTGGAGGCCCTGGCCCCGGCGGGCACGGGCGCGGAGGCGGGCGTGGGCTCCGGGCCGCCCGCGGGCTTCACCGCGTACAACGTCGGCAGCGGCGACCCGCGGACCGTGGGCGACATGGCCGCGGCGCTGGCCGCCGCCTGTGGTGGCCCGGCCCCGGTCGTCACCGGCGAGTACCGGCTCGGCGACGTCCGGCACATCACCGCGGACTCGGCGCGCCTGCGCCACGAGCTGGGCTGGCGCCCCGCCGTCCCCTTCGCCGCGGGCATGGCCGAACTGGCCACCCGTCCGGCCGAGCCGGGATGCAGCGTGTCACCGGGAGCACCGAACCCCGTTCGATCCACGTCGTGCTGA
- a CDS encoding sensor histidine kinase, translating into MRDLLLIALYALLGAGAAGLLGAVALRILRRRSVAVSLAVVAAVAVSAMLAGTLAVAWAMFLSSHDLAVVTTVVATAAAVSMATALLLGRQVVRRCRELVGAARVFGEEGTFAAPTLPAPAEFTALSSELARTSERLAASRERERALEASRRELVAWISHDLRTPLAGLRAMSEALEDGMAADPARYHRQIRTEVDRLNSMVGDLFELSRIHAGALSLTLTRMSLHDLVGDALAGTDALAREHGVRLVGEGVASLPVEVDGKEMTRVLSNLLVNAIRHTPADGTVAIAAERRADSVVLSVTDACGGIPEEDLPRVFDTGWRGTPARTPPSGAGLGLAIVRGIVEAHAGHADVRNVSGGCRFELTLPAAAG; encoded by the coding sequence ATGCGTGACCTTCTGCTGATCGCCCTGTACGCGCTCCTCGGCGCGGGCGCCGCCGGGCTGCTCGGGGCCGTGGCGCTGCGGATACTGCGCCGGCGCAGCGTCGCCGTCTCCCTCGCGGTCGTGGCCGCGGTCGCGGTGTCCGCGATGCTCGCCGGAACGCTGGCCGTCGCCTGGGCGATGTTCCTGTCCTCCCACGACCTGGCCGTCGTGACGACGGTCGTCGCGACGGCCGCGGCCGTCTCGATGGCCACCGCGCTGTTGCTGGGCCGCCAGGTCGTCCGGCGCTGCCGGGAGCTCGTGGGCGCGGCCCGGGTCTTCGGCGAGGAGGGCACGTTCGCGGCGCCCACGCTGCCCGCTCCCGCCGAGTTCACGGCACTGAGCAGCGAGCTGGCCCGCACCAGCGAACGGCTGGCGGCCTCCCGGGAGCGCGAGCGGGCCCTGGAGGCCTCGCGGCGCGAGCTCGTGGCCTGGATCTCGCACGATCTGCGCACCCCGCTGGCCGGTCTGCGCGCCATGTCGGAGGCGCTGGAGGACGGTATGGCGGCTGATCCCGCCCGCTACCACCGGCAGATCCGTACCGAGGTCGACCGCCTCAACTCCATGGTCGGCGACCTCTTCGAGCTGTCGCGCATCCACGCGGGCGCGCTCTCCCTCACGCTGACCCGGATGTCGCTGCACGACCTGGTGGGCGACGCCCTGGCCGGCACCGACGCGCTCGCCCGCGAGCACGGCGTGCGGCTGGTCGGCGAGGGGGTCGCCTCGCTGCCGGTGGAGGTGGACGGCAAGGAGATGACTCGGGTGCTGTCCAACCTCCTGGTCAACGCCATCCGCCACACCCCGGCCGACGGTACGGTCGCGATCGCCGCCGAACGCCGGGCGGACTCCGTGGTGCTCTCGGTCACCGACGCCTGCGGAGGGATCCCCGAGGAGGACCTCCCGCGTGTCTTCGACACGGGCTGGCGCGGCACCCCGGCCCGTACCCCTCCTTCGGGTGCGGGCCTGGGCCTCGCGATCGTCCGGGGCATCGTCGAGGCCCACGCGGGCCACGCGGACGTCCGCAACGTGAGCGGCGGCTGCCGCTTCGAACTGACCCTGCCGGCCGCGGCCGGCTAG
- a CDS encoding response regulator transcription factor: MAVSDVERTNEGPGAEGSDRTGAQGEAQAGGQVGAPAGAQGSVLVVDDDPTVSEVVAGYLERAGFSVRLAADGPSGLRAAEEQRPDLMVLDLMLPGMDGLEVCRRLRAGENGARPVPVIMLTARGDEDDRILGLEVGADDYVTKPFSPRELVLRVRSVLRRAQAGAPGSAAEGGPEGGPRLAVAGLVLDPGARRAHKEGRELALTLREFDLLAYFLRHPGQVCDRERLMREVWGWDFGDLSTVTVHVRRLRGKIEDDPGNPRLIRTVWGAGYRFEPAPDTGAEHAFRTEDGHA; this comes from the coding sequence ATGGCAGTGAGCGATGTGGAGCGTACGAACGAGGGACCCGGCGCCGAGGGGTCCGACCGTACCGGCGCGCAGGGCGAGGCCCAGGCCGGCGGGCAGGTCGGCGCCCCGGCGGGTGCCCAGGGCAGCGTCCTCGTGGTGGACGACGATCCGACCGTCTCGGAGGTCGTGGCCGGATACCTGGAACGGGCCGGATTCTCGGTGCGCCTGGCGGCGGACGGCCCCTCCGGCCTGCGCGCCGCCGAGGAGCAGCGGCCGGACCTGATGGTCCTCGACTTGATGCTGCCCGGGATGGACGGCCTCGAGGTCTGCCGCCGGCTGCGTGCCGGGGAGAACGGCGCCCGGCCCGTCCCCGTCATCATGCTCACCGCGCGCGGCGACGAGGACGACCGGATCCTGGGCCTGGAGGTGGGCGCGGACGACTACGTGACCAAGCCCTTCAGCCCGCGGGAGCTCGTGCTGCGGGTGCGCTCGGTACTGCGCCGGGCTCAGGCGGGGGCACCGGGCAGTGCCGCGGAGGGCGGTCCGGAGGGCGGTCCTCGGCTGGCGGTGGCGGGCCTGGTCCTGGACCCGGGGGCTCGCCGGGCGCACAAGGAGGGGCGGGAACTCGCTCTCACCCTGAGGGAGTTCGACCTCCTCGCCTATTTCCTGCGCCACCCGGGCCAGGTCTGCGACCGGGAGCGGCTGATGCGTGAGGTCTGGGGCTGGGACTTCGGCGACCTGTCGACCGTCACCGTGCACGTCCGGCGGCTCCGCGGCAAGATCGAGGACGATCCGGGGAACCCACGGCTGATCCGGACCGTCTGGGGCGCCGGCTACCGCTTCGAGCCGGCCCCGGACACCGGTGCCGAGCACGCCTTCCGGACGGAGGACGGCCATGCGTGA